A portion of the bacterium genome contains these proteins:
- a CDS encoding diguanylate cyclase, with product MTNRILIVDDDQLIRELTQDALTDGDFHVMSAASGPEALERVAEMPFDIVITDLSMREMDGLEVLERIKRESPRTDVIILTGYASLESALQAMRLGAADYLRKPIAAPELNYCVRRTLLRRRLLDENQSLRGCVKAFEATRTLAGCLEASDVLPLTLDILLQQTDRRRAVGRLLNIGTGSIEGVYLQGFPADQIVGLRTEIEQGKLFDPMALDGSPTGRSSGLSAALAQRGLSDEDLLSLPLRVQERIVGGVWIFSDGRPFSRDDQRTSELIVEQAELAVFNAERFHQAREKAFVDDVTEIYNVRYLLSALDREVNRASRQDCQLSVVFLDLDRFKLVNDRYGHLVGSRVLKELAVLLQDSIRAIDTVARYGGDEFTILLVDTDIEAALQVADRIREAVASHPFGADRGLQLNLTVSIGAASFPAHGSSCEALIDRADKAMYMAKALGRNQTCSADEISLPHPP from the coding sequence ATGACCAACCGAATCCTGATCGTCGACGATGACCAGTTGATTCGCGAGCTGACGCAGGATGCCCTGACTGACGGTGATTTCCATGTGATGAGTGCCGCTTCCGGCCCGGAGGCCCTCGAACGCGTCGCCGAGATGCCCTTCGATATCGTCATCACCGACCTCTCGATGCGGGAGATGGATGGCCTCGAAGTCCTGGAGCGGATCAAGCGCGAGTCGCCCCGCACCGACGTCATCATCCTGACCGGGTACGCGTCTCTCGAGAGTGCCCTCCAGGCCATGCGACTGGGAGCGGCGGACTATCTGCGCAAGCCCATCGCGGCGCCTGAACTCAACTACTGCGTCAGGCGCACGCTGCTCCGACGCCGATTGCTAGATGAGAACCAGTCCCTGCGCGGATGTGTCAAGGCTTTCGAAGCGACACGAACCCTCGCAGGATGTCTCGAAGCGTCCGATGTCCTGCCCCTGACACTCGATATTCTATTGCAGCAAACGGACCGCCGGCGCGCAGTAGGTCGGCTGCTGAACATCGGAACTGGATCGATCGAGGGAGTGTATCTACAGGGTTTTCCTGCAGACCAGATTGTGGGGCTGCGCACCGAGATCGAGCAGGGCAAGCTCTTTGATCCGATGGCGCTCGACGGTTCGCCAACCGGTCGCTCCTCGGGGCTGAGCGCGGCGCTCGCCCAACGCGGATTGAGCGACGAAGATTTGCTCAGCCTGCCTCTGCGCGTCCAGGAGCGCATCGTTGGGGGTGTCTGGATCTTTTCGGACGGTCGGCCCTTCAGTCGCGATGATCAGCGCACCTCAGAGCTGATCGTCGAGCAGGCGGAGCTGGCGGTCTTCAACGCCGAGCGCTTCCACCAGGCGCGCGAGAAGGCGTTCGTGGACGACGTGACCGAGATCTACAACGTTCGCTACCTGCTCTCGGCGCTGGATCGCGAAGTCAACCGTGCCTCCCGCCAGGACTGCCAGCTGAGCGTGGTATTCCTGGACCTCGACCGCTTCAAGCTGGTCAACGACCGCTACGGCCATCTGGTCGGCTCTCGCGTGCTGAAGGAACTGGCGGTACTGCTCCAGGATTCGATCCGGGCGATCGACACCGTGGCGCGCTACGGCGGCGACGAGTTCACGATCCTGCTGGTCGACACCGATATCGAAGCCGCCCTTCAGGTGGCCGATCGCATCCGGGAGGCCGTCGCCTCGCACCCCTTTGGCGCCGACCGCGGCCTGCAACTGAATCTGACCGTGAGCATTGGTGCGGCCTCGTTTCCGGCTCACGGTTCGAGCTGTGAGGCGTTGATCGACAGGGCCGACAAGGCCATGTACATGGCCAAGGCCCTGGGTCGCAACCAGACCTGTTCGGCCGACGAGATCAGCCTGCCGCACCCGCCATAG
- the aspS gene encoding aspartate--tRNA ligase: MGELRRTHPCGDLRSSHVGQEVVVMGWVHRRRDHGGVIFIDLRDRSGLAQIVFKPDHAPEAHEQAQRLRNEFVLAVRGVLEPRAPDAINPKLPTGEVELVVEELRILNTATTPPFAVEDDIQIDEAVRLRHRIHDLRRPLMQERLKVRHRLLQSFRKTCTDLEFTEIETPSLALATPEGARDFLVPSRLHPGSVYALPQSPQIIKQMLMVAGFDRYFQIARCFRDEDQRADRQLEFTQLDLEMSFVGEEDVLEVLEELTCRAYKEVSDITLERPFPRVSYDEVMDRYGSDRPDRRISLELVDLSDAVASSSFKVFSGAVKNGGVVKGLPIPNAKQLSRSDIDRMGDQAQKWGARGLAWVRVQEDGTWQSPIAKFLSDDEKKEITKIAGLEPGHVILFGADRKGLVNDILGRLRLEVGEKLGRSDGRAWDPLFVTGFPLFEKGEDGKLSYMHMPFVKPEDEDLPLLDSEPLSVRATHYDLVINGVEMGSGSLRNHQADTQLKILELLGYPEEEARSRFGFMLEALDSGAPPHGGFAFGVDRFCLMLAGGDSLRDVIAFPKTQRAQDLFMESPSPATDEQLRELGLRKRAKPKEES, from the coding sequence TTGGGCGAGCTACGCCGAACCCACCCCTGCGGAGACCTGCGCTCCAGTCATGTCGGCCAGGAGGTCGTGGTCATGGGATGGGTGCATCGTCGTCGGGATCACGGCGGGGTGATTTTCATCGACCTGCGCGACCGCTCGGGTCTGGCGCAGATCGTATTCAAGCCCGACCACGCACCTGAGGCCCACGAGCAGGCGCAGCGTCTGCGCAACGAATTCGTGCTCGCCGTGCGCGGAGTGCTCGAGCCACGTGCGCCGGATGCGATCAATCCCAAGCTTCCGACAGGTGAAGTGGAACTCGTGGTCGAGGAACTGCGTATCCTGAACACCGCGACCACGCCGCCGTTTGCGGTCGAAGACGATATCCAGATCGACGAAGCCGTGCGCCTGCGCCACCGCATCCACGATCTGCGTCGGCCACTGATGCAGGAGCGTCTGAAGGTTCGCCACCGCCTGCTGCAATCGTTCCGTAAGACCTGTACGGATCTGGAATTTACCGAGATCGAGACGCCGTCGCTGGCACTTGCCACCCCCGAAGGCGCACGGGACTTCCTCGTACCGAGTCGTCTGCATCCGGGCAGCGTCTATGCGCTTCCGCAATCACCGCAGATCATCAAACAGATGCTCATGGTCGCCGGTTTCGATCGTTACTTTCAGATCGCACGCTGTTTTCGCGACGAGGACCAGCGGGCCGACCGGCAACTCGAGTTCACTCAGCTCGATCTCGAGATGTCCTTTGTCGGAGAAGAAGACGTGCTCGAGGTGCTCGAGGAACTCACCTGCCGCGCGTACAAGGAAGTTAGCGACATCACTCTCGAGCGGCCGTTCCCGCGGGTTTCATACGACGAAGTGATGGATCGCTACGGATCAGATCGACCGGATCGACGCATCTCGCTGGAACTGGTGGATCTTTCGGATGCCGTTGCATCCAGCAGCTTCAAGGTGTTCTCCGGGGCCGTCAAGAACGGGGGCGTGGTCAAGGGCCTGCCGATTCCCAATGCGAAGCAGTTGTCGCGTAGTGACATCGATCGCATGGGAGACCAGGCACAGAAGTGGGGAGCTCGCGGTCTTGCCTGGGTGCGGGTTCAGGAGGACGGCACCTGGCAGTCTCCGATTGCGAAATTCCTTTCCGATGACGAAAAGAAGGAGATCACGAAGATCGCGGGACTGGAACCCGGCCATGTGATCTTGTTCGGAGCGGATCGCAAAGGACTGGTCAACGATATTCTCGGGCGATTGCGTCTCGAGGTTGGCGAGAAGCTGGGACGCAGCGACGGTCGTGCCTGGGATCCGCTCTTCGTGACCGGATTCCCGCTCTTCGAAAAAGGCGAAGACGGCAAGCTCAGCTATATGCACATGCCCTTCGTGAAACCCGAAGACGAAGATCTCCCTCTGCTCGATAGCGAGCCGCTGAGTGTTCGCGCGACCCACTACGACCTCGTGATCAACGGCGTCGAGATGGGCTCGGGCAGTTTGAGAAATCACCAGGCGGACACGCAGTTGAAGATTCTGGAGCTACTGGGCTATCCGGAAGAGGAGGCCCGCTCGCGTTTCGGCTTCATGCTCGAAGCGCTCGACAGCGGCGCGCCCCCTCACGGTGGTTTTGCCTTCGGAGTGGATCGCTTCTGTCTCATGCTGGCCGGTGGCGACAGCCTGCGCGACGTGATCGCATTTCCAAAGACTCAACGCGCACAGGATCTCTTCATGGAGTCGCCGAGTCCGGCTACGGATGAGCAACTTCGGGAACTCGGTTTACGCAAACGAGCGAAGCCCAAGGAAGAGTCATGA
- a CDS encoding LysM peptidoglycan-binding domain-containing protein, producing the protein MRSVIVALIAIGIVSSAVPARSLDTIEHTVEAGETLWSIAALSDVYDDPYLWPVIYKFNRDQIKDPARIYAGQILQIPIHLDGSVRQASYIEAGRPGSVSAPPPPARATRSQE; encoded by the coding sequence ATGAGATCTGTCATCGTCGCGCTGATCGCCATCGGGATCGTGTCTTCCGCGGTCCCTGCGAGATCTCTCGATACGATCGAGCACACCGTGGAAGCGGGTGAAACACTCTGGTCGATCGCCGCGCTCAGCGATGTGTATGACGATCCGTACCTCTGGCCCGTGATCTACAAGTTCAATCGCGACCAGATCAAGGATCCGGCGCGCATCTACGCTGGACAGATCCTACAGATTCCCATTCATCTCGACGGCTCGGTGCGTCAAGCGTCGTACATCGAAGCCGGTCGTCCCGGAAGCGTTTCCGCTCCGCCCCCTCCGGCTAGAGCCACGCGTTCACAGGAATGA
- the purN gene encoding phosphoribosylglycinamide formyltransferase, with the protein MPLRISVLLSGSGTSLENLFEHRDKGQLDVEFASVISSKASAFGLERARRRGVPAYAVPRKSHRDERDFNDALHQVLDENPADLLVLAGFLSKIELRGYNGRAMNTHPALIPSFSGTGFYGDRVHRAVLEAGVKLSGVTVHFCDEEYDTGPIILQESVPVLDDDSLETLRTRIQAKERELYPRAIQLYAQDRLRVEGRLVRVLG; encoded by the coding sequence TTGCCCTTACGCATTTCCGTCCTCTTGTCCGGATCTGGCACTTCGCTGGAAAACCTGTTCGAGCACCGCGACAAAGGTCAGCTCGACGTGGAATTCGCCTCGGTTATTTCGAGCAAGGCCAGTGCATTCGGACTCGAACGGGCACGCCGCCGCGGAGTTCCCGCGTATGCCGTGCCGCGCAAGTCGCATCGAGACGAACGGGATTTCAACGACGCCCTGCACCAGGTGCTCGACGAGAATCCCGCCGACCTGCTGGTGCTGGCGGGGTTCCTGTCGAAGATTGAACTACGCGGATACAACGGTCGCGCCATGAACACCCATCCGGCATTGATCCCATCCTTCAGCGGAACGGGGTTTTACGGAGATCGCGTACATCGCGCGGTGCTGGAGGCGGGTGTGAAGCTCAGCGGCGTGACTGTTCACTTCTGCGACGAGGAATACGATACCGGCCCAATCATTCTCCAGGAGAGCGTTCCCGTTCTGGATGACGACAGTCTCGAAACGCTGCGCACTCGCATCCAGGCAAAGGAGCGGGAACTCTATCCGCGTGCGATCCAGCTCTATGCCCAGGACCGCCTGCGCGTCGAGGGGCGTCTAGTCCGCGTGCTCGGTTAG